Proteins from one Gossypium raimondii isolate GPD5lz chromosome 8, ASM2569854v1, whole genome shotgun sequence genomic window:
- the LOC105791815 gene encoding pectin acetylesterase 7 isoform X1 — MRTINEKRSAVAKPHPIQTKHYTRTKKKLVVGSYYIVSPFSLLLRMIIGRLRQWLSLLVCVLAVILLKSEGASVGITYLQDAVAKGAVCLDGSPPAYHFDKGSGAGVDNWIVHMEGGGWCEDVPTCLSRKNTDLGSSKQMVKQFGFSGLLSGQQKSNPDFYNWNRIKVRYCDGSSFTGDAVDRANNLFFKGNSIWEFIIADLLAKGMRNAKNAILSGCSAGGLASILHCDRFRALLPASTKVKCISDAGFFLHAQDVSGGKHIEEFYGKVARLHGSVKNLPASCTSRMGARPELCFFPQYVVQTMQTPIFFVNSAYDSWQIKNILAPSAADKSKAWKSCKLDLKKCTAAQLKTIQDFRTQFLSALNRAGVVNSPSKGMFIDSCYAHCQVGKQIQWSSDSSPVVSNMKIAKAVGDWYYERSPIKKLDCPYPCNPTCPKVDSDS; from the exons ATGAGGACTATAAATGAAAAGAGATCAGCGGTGGCTAAGCCTCACCCGATCCAAACAAAGCATTATACTCGTACAAAGAAGAAACTAGTTGTAGGCAGCTATTATATCGTTTCTCCTTTCTCCCTTCTCTTAAG AATGATTATTGGAAGGTTACGCCAATGGTTAAGTCTACTGGTCTGTGTGCTTGCTGTTATACTACTCAAATCTGAAGGCGCTAGTGTAGGGATTACTTATCTGCAGGATGCCGTAGCGAAAGGAGCTG TTTGTTTGGATGGGAGTCCACCAGCTTACCATTTTGACAAGGGCTCTGGCGCTGGAGTTGATAATTGGATTGTTCACATGGAG GGTGGAGGATGGTGTGAAGATGTGCCGACTTGCCTCTCTCGTAAGAACACCGATTTAGGGTCATCAAAGCAAATGGTGAAGCAATTTGGCTTCTCTGGACTCTTGAGCGGCCAGCAAAAATCCAATCCAG ATTTCTACAATTGGAATCGAATTAAGGTTAGGTACTGCGATGGATCATCGTTCACCGGGGATGCTGTCGATCGA GCTAATAATCTCTTTTTCAAAGGAAACAGCATATGGGAATTTATCATTGCTGATCTACTAGCAAAAGGAATGAGAAATGCTAAAAAT GCTATTCTTTCTGGCTGTTCCGCTGGTGGATTGGCTTCGATATTGCACTGTGACAGGTTTCGAGCTCTCCTTCCCGCTTCTACTAAAGTAAAGTGCATTTCAGATGCTGGCTTCTTCCTCCATGC GCAAGATGTCTCGGGAGGGAAGCACATAGAAGAATTCTATGGCAAAGTGGCTAGACTACAC GGATCCGTTAAGAATTTGCCAGCGTCTTGCACTTCAAGAATGGGAGCCAGACCAGAGTTG TGTTTCTTCCCACAGTACGTGGTGCAGACTATGCAAACACCAATCTTCTTCGTAAATTCAGCTTATGACTCCTGGCAG ATTAAGAACATTTTGGCTCCCAGTGCTGCTGACAAAAGTAAGGCGTGGAAAAGCTGCAAGCTTGACTTGAAGAAGTGTACAGCAGCGCAGCTCAAAACCATCCAAG ATTTCAGGACGCAATTCTTAAGTGCCCTGAACAGAGCCGGGGTGGTCAACTCTCCATCTAAAGGAATGTTCATAGATTCGTGCTATGCCCACTGTCAAGTAGGAAAGCAGATACAATGGTCAAGCGATAGTTCTCCGGTAGTAAGCAACATG AAAATTGCCAAGGCTGTTGGAGACTGGTATTATGAGCGGAGCCCCATCAAAAAGCTTGACTGCCCTTATCCTTGCAACCCTACCTGCCCAAAAGTTGACTCTGATTCATAA
- the LOC105791816 gene encoding uncharacterized protein LOC105791816 yields the protein MDWAFVQKSWEKWASSNIGSSGQPLKAALLINYDPLRPSRLLSTIAEQEGIKISPIELSQFVNFIKRNKLQKETFMIGNNQYMVTSIHENWFCARSLNTSKSAGEGAIVMQASVFLLVALYDGSIGLASRAMASVDQLVWQLNRKNL from the exons ATGGATTGGGCTTTTGTGCAAAAATCTTGGGAGAAATGGGCTTCCTCCAATATTGGTTCTTCTG GTCAGCCATTGAAGGCTGCTTTGCTGATTAACTATGACCCACTCAGGCCTTCTCGGCTGTTGTCTACTAT AGCCGAACAGGAAGGAATAAAGATCAGCCCAATTGAGTTGAGTCAATTTGTCAATTTCATCAAGCGCAATAAACTGCAGAAAGAGACTTTCATGATTGGGAATAACCAGT ACATGGTTACATCAATTCATGAAAATTGGTTCTGTGCGAGGAGCCTGAACACGTCAAAATCTGCTGGGGAAGGTGCCATTGTGATGCAGGCATCAGTATTTCTGTTGGTTGCGCT GTATGATGGGTCAATTGGCTTAGCATCTCGTGCTATGGCATCTGTGGATCAACTTGTTTGGCAGCTGAATCGAAAGAACCTTTAA
- the LOC105791814 gene encoding uncharacterized protein LOC105791814 — protein sequence MGSGGSKGCCRVGGGGRDTAPAASSSSSGGLRGRSKVKNRVFRSSCLGALSRSASPKPNFDHRKQPASESDLVKRESNRKVEGEAASNEEMQLPLPTPCISSGGSTSGAAVTAAHRSPSRCLSGISFLPGNLSFRFSRANSMGSSAEMLNPDDDSETLEPQQPPRNSCSPIIFNDSDGSGETLESNARFSRALSVGRLRDRVLGRAPTFCPLQQDIQITQQQLATSPSTTASAHASSVISHDEIETSRSREARYHDLLHHRSNFLERRRRIRSQVRALQRLGSRFENFSGHERSCILSGQHRSGRCTCRVNNRDSSSNDDTTGARSSVSRIVMLAEALFEVLDEIHQQSMVLSSRPSVSPIGSVPAPNEVVESLPVKVYKSPKLKNDEAVQCYICLVEYEEGDSIRRLPCNHEFHRTCIDKWLKEIHRVCPLCRGDICGPDLMPGEK from the exons ATGGGATCCGGTGGGAGCAAGGGTTGTTGTAGAgtaggaggaggaggaagagaCACTGCACCTGCTGCTTCCTCGTCTAGCAGCGGTGGGCTGAGGGGAAGATCCAAGGTTAAGAATAGAGTTTTCCGGTCCTCTTGTTTGGGAGCGTTATCTAGATCTGCTTCTCCTAAACCCAACTTTGATCACCGGAAACAACCTGCGTCGGAATCGGATCTGGTGAAAAGAGAAAGTAACAGAAAGGTTGAAGGCGAAGCGGCATCTAATGAGGAAATGCAATTGCCATTGCCAACCCCATGCATATCTTCCGGTGGTAGCACCTCTGGTGCAGCTGTAACAGCTGCTCATCGCTCTCCTTCTCGCTGCCTCTCCGGCATTAGCTTCCTTCCTGGTAATTTGAGCTTCCGGTTCAGCAGAGCTAATAGCATGGGGTCCTCCGCGGAGATGTTGAACCCTGATGACGATTCTGAGACACTTGAACCTCAACAACCTCCCCGCAATTCTTGTTCTCCGATTATCTTCAATGATTCAGACGGAAGTGGAGAGACTCTCGAAAGCAACGCTCGTTTTAGCAGAGCCTTAAGTGTTGGAAGGCTTCGTGATCGTGTTCTTGGTAGAGCTCCCACATTCTGCCCTTTGCAGCAAGACATACAAATTACTCAGCAGCAATTAGCTACCTCTCCATCCACCACTGCTTCCGCTCATGCTTCCTCCGTTATTTCCCACGATGAAATTGAAACTTCTCGATCCAGAGAAGCCCGGTATCATGATTTGCTCCACCATAGATCCAATTTCCTTGAAAGGCGGAGAAGAATACGATCTCAG GTTCGAGCTCTTCAACGGCTAGGAAGCCGTTTTGAGAACTTTTCAGGGCATGAAAGATCCTGCATTTTATCTGGCCAACATAGAAGTGGTCGATGCACATGTCGTGTAAATAATCGAGATTCTAGTTCAAATGATGACACCACTGGTGCTAGGTCTAGTGTATCCAGAATCGTTATGTTAGCTGAGGCTTTATTTGAG GTCCTGGATGAAATTCACCAGCAGTCTATGGTTTTATCTTCGCGACCGTCCGTGTCTCCAATTGGTTCTGTTCCTGCACCTAATGAAGTTGTGGAATCACTTCCTGTGAAAGTGTACAAGTCACCCAAACTTAAGAATGATGAGGCTGTGCA ATGTTACATATGTCTTGTGGAGTATGAGGAGGGGGATAGCATTCGGAGATTGCCTTGTAATCATGAATTTCATAGAACATGTATAGACAAGTGGCTCAAGGAGATTCACAG GGTCTGCCCTCTTTGTCGTGGGGATATATGCGGACCTGATTTGATGCCTGGGGAGAAGTAG
- the LOC105791815 gene encoding pectin acetylesterase 7 isoform X2 gives MIIGRLRQWLSLLVCVLAVILLKSEGASVGITYLQDAVAKGAVCLDGSPPAYHFDKGSGAGVDNWIVHMEGGGWCEDVPTCLSRKNTDLGSSKQMVKQFGFSGLLSGQQKSNPDFYNWNRIKVRYCDGSSFTGDAVDRANNLFFKGNSIWEFIIADLLAKGMRNAKNAILSGCSAGGLASILHCDRFRALLPASTKVKCISDAGFFLHAQDVSGGKHIEEFYGKVARLHGSVKNLPASCTSRMGARPELCFFPQYVVQTMQTPIFFVNSAYDSWQIKNILAPSAADKSKAWKSCKLDLKKCTAAQLKTIQDFRTQFLSALNRAGVVNSPSKGMFIDSCYAHCQVGKQIQWSSDSSPVVSNMKIAKAVGDWYYERSPIKKLDCPYPCNPTCPKVDSDS, from the exons ATGATTATTGGAAGGTTACGCCAATGGTTAAGTCTACTGGTCTGTGTGCTTGCTGTTATACTACTCAAATCTGAAGGCGCTAGTGTAGGGATTACTTATCTGCAGGATGCCGTAGCGAAAGGAGCTG TTTGTTTGGATGGGAGTCCACCAGCTTACCATTTTGACAAGGGCTCTGGCGCTGGAGTTGATAATTGGATTGTTCACATGGAG GGTGGAGGATGGTGTGAAGATGTGCCGACTTGCCTCTCTCGTAAGAACACCGATTTAGGGTCATCAAAGCAAATGGTGAAGCAATTTGGCTTCTCTGGACTCTTGAGCGGCCAGCAAAAATCCAATCCAG ATTTCTACAATTGGAATCGAATTAAGGTTAGGTACTGCGATGGATCATCGTTCACCGGGGATGCTGTCGATCGA GCTAATAATCTCTTTTTCAAAGGAAACAGCATATGGGAATTTATCATTGCTGATCTACTAGCAAAAGGAATGAGAAATGCTAAAAAT GCTATTCTTTCTGGCTGTTCCGCTGGTGGATTGGCTTCGATATTGCACTGTGACAGGTTTCGAGCTCTCCTTCCCGCTTCTACTAAAGTAAAGTGCATTTCAGATGCTGGCTTCTTCCTCCATGC GCAAGATGTCTCGGGAGGGAAGCACATAGAAGAATTCTATGGCAAAGTGGCTAGACTACAC GGATCCGTTAAGAATTTGCCAGCGTCTTGCACTTCAAGAATGGGAGCCAGACCAGAGTTG TGTTTCTTCCCACAGTACGTGGTGCAGACTATGCAAACACCAATCTTCTTCGTAAATTCAGCTTATGACTCCTGGCAG ATTAAGAACATTTTGGCTCCCAGTGCTGCTGACAAAAGTAAGGCGTGGAAAAGCTGCAAGCTTGACTTGAAGAAGTGTACAGCAGCGCAGCTCAAAACCATCCAAG ATTTCAGGACGCAATTCTTAAGTGCCCTGAACAGAGCCGGGGTGGTCAACTCTCCATCTAAAGGAATGTTCATAGATTCGTGCTATGCCCACTGTCAAGTAGGAAAGCAGATACAATGGTCAAGCGATAGTTCTCCGGTAGTAAGCAACATG AAAATTGCCAAGGCTGTTGGAGACTGGTATTATGAGCGGAGCCCCATCAAAAAGCTTGACTGCCCTTATCCTTGCAACCCTACCTGCCCAAAAGTTGACTCTGATTCATAA